CAGTAATGCGTCTGTTGGCCATCCGTGTACATGTACTCCAGACTGAAGTAGAGCGGATCGTTGTAGCTGTCCACGGCGTATCCCCAGTCTTTTCCCTGGCGCTTTATCTCGCTCTTGCAGGCGTTCATGACGGTGTTCGTCGTTCCCACTGGTGTGGGCGTGCTGCGCTGACGCAGGCTTTCGTTTCTCATATTTTCCCGAATCTGCTCCAGACTCGGCCCATCAGTCGTATTTTC
This genomic window from Deinococcus detaillensis contains:
- a CDS encoding flagellar basal body-associated FliL family protein; amino-acid sequence: MIKSVAGKPILLGAISIAVAILLGAWFILGKTTAPMSTTATEESVQQVSEPAPSENTTDGPSLEQIRENMRNESLRQRSTPTPVGTTNTVMNACKSEIKRQGKDWGYAVDSYNDPLYFSLEYMYTDGQQTHYCIYDLVDNVVIGIK